A stretch of the Neosynechococcus sphagnicola sy1 genome encodes the following:
- a CDS encoding S-layer homology domain-containing protein, whose amino-acid sequence MSNCLRHRSAPTALVIFGMAATVLPPLLISRPAVAANFSDVAFNYWARPFIERLADKGIIKGFPDGTFQPDKPVTRAEFAAMIRQGFTKSQVRSRRDFTDVPGSYWAAPAIEQAYTTGFMSGYPDGEFRPSQPIPKVQVLVSLAAGLDLTPTGTAAKILQVYKDAAQIPDYATNGVAAATQKRIVVNYPDRQFLEPQQTATRGDVAAFIYQALVSQGQLSALPGQEAVNQYIVGSAITGGHPPTTQPMTPMIPRVPRFSLTRVPRLTPPTWIKPTTVCV is encoded by the coding sequence ATGAGCAATTGTCTACGTCATCGGTCAGCTCCAACTGCCTTGGTGATCTTTGGTATGGCGGCAACGGTCCTGCCACCCTTGCTCATTTCTAGACCTGCGGTTGCAGCCAATTTCTCAGATGTGGCATTTAACTACTGGGCACGTCCCTTCATTGAACGCTTGGCAGATAAAGGCATCATCAAAGGCTTCCCGGATGGTACGTTTCAGCCCGATAAGCCAGTGACCCGTGCTGAGTTTGCCGCGATGATTCGGCAGGGATTTACGAAGTCTCAAGTGCGTTCCCGGCGAGACTTCACCGATGTACCTGGAAGTTACTGGGCAGCCCCAGCCATTGAGCAGGCTTACACCACTGGCTTTATGTCTGGCTATCCCGATGGTGAATTTCGTCCCAGTCAACCCATCCCCAAGGTACAGGTGCTGGTCTCCCTCGCAGCAGGCTTAGATCTCACCCCCACTGGCACAGCAGCCAAGATTCTACAGGTCTATAAAGATGCTGCCCAAATTCCCGACTATGCCACCAATGGCGTAGCCGCAGCAACCCAGAAACGCATTGTCGTCAACTATCCGGATCGCCAGTTCCTGGAACCACAGCAAACCGCGACCCGTGGAGATGTTGCGGCCTTTATATATCAGGCTCTGGTCAGTCAGGGGCAGTTGAGTGCCTTGCCCGGTCAGGAGGCAGTGAACCAGTATATTGTTGGCAGTGCAATTACCGGGGGGCATCCCCCGACAACCCAGCCAATGACCCCAATGATCCCCAGAGTGCCCCGCTTCAGCTTGACAAGGGTACCAAGATTAACACCTCCTACCTGGATCAAGCCAACAACAGTGTGCGTCTGA
- a CDS encoding MFS transporter, which produces MSKINRHFGWAASETFFVVSILIAVLFALLSESIAAELHLDTAQLGLLSGAFFITYAISQLLFGILLDYLPPRLLLAATATVAAVGAFLFSVSTGMTGALIGRILLGVGLSSTFVGMMYLVGRTYPDNFAFMSSLGQSLANVTGAVLAIVCGLFPLLGSFRLPFQIMGVLLGISAILLLTFVGKTSQATSAESPPKISLWAALAIAVGNLQFWAALVYYTGLFGTLLAFADLWNIQFQIDFFKHAAQQAGLMNAMIPLGVTVGSLLAGAWARKTGSFVFPARAFGFFSLFLFGVMLAISLSQGLATLMFFLLGFGLGGRF; this is translated from the coding sequence ATGAGCAAGATCAACCGTCATTTTGGCTGGGCAGCCTCGGAAACCTTTTTCGTCGTTAGCATTCTGATTGCCGTTCTATTTGCCCTACTCTCCGAGAGCATTGCCGCTGAGCTACATCTGGACACCGCCCAACTCGGGCTCCTCAGTGGCGCATTCTTTATCACCTATGCCATCAGTCAACTCCTGTTTGGCATTCTTTTGGATTACCTCCCGCCGCGTCTGCTGTTAGCAGCTACGGCGACGGTGGCGGCGGTAGGCGCTTTTCTGTTTAGCGTCAGCACCGGGATGACGGGAGCCTTGATTGGCCGCATTCTTTTGGGGGTGGGACTGTCGAGTACCTTTGTCGGCATGATGTACCTAGTCGGACGCACTTATCCCGACAACTTCGCATTTATGTCCTCCCTGGGTCAGAGCCTTGCCAATGTTACGGGGGCGGTGCTGGCGATTGTCTGCGGATTATTTCCCTTGCTAGGGAGTTTTCGTCTGCCATTCCAGATTATGGGGGTACTCCTGGGAATCAGTGCCATTCTCCTGCTGACCTTTGTCGGCAAGACCTCTCAGGCAACATCCGCCGAAAGTCCACCGAAAATCTCGCTCTGGGCCGCACTGGCGATCGCCGTGGGCAACCTCCAATTCTGGGCAGCTCTCGTCTATTACACGGGGCTCTTTGGCACCTTACTGGCGTTTGCTGACCTTTGGAACATTCAATTCCAGATTGACTTTTTCAAACATGCTGCTCAGCAAGCCGGATTGATGAATGCGATGATTCCACTGGGTGTTACCGTTGGGTCATTATTGGCTGGGGCATGGGCCAGAAAAACGGGGAGTTTTGTCTTCCCAGCTCGTGCATTTGGCTTTTTTTCACTGTTTTTGTTCGGTGTGATGCTGGCGATCTCCCTTTCCCAGGGACTGGCAACGCTGATGTTTTTTCTCCTGGGCTTTGGTCTGGGGGGTCGATTCTAG
- a CDS encoding 8-oxoguanine deaminase: MRTLLAKNAEVLVTMDGERRELKDAGIYAEDGMIKQVGPMSELPGTADTVVDCSGQIVLPGFVNTHHHLNQTLTRNLPAAQNNNLFPWLKGQYRIWANTTPEASRLSVLIGLGELALTGCTTVFDHSYIFKNGNSVDCLIDAAKEIGVRFHCSRGSMSLGESKGGLPPDDCVEDEDLIMKDSIRAIERYHDPSVGAMTRMVIGPCSPFSVTPGLLKESAQLARHYKVGLHTHLCETFDEERFTLDRFELRPVDWMETLDWLGDDVWFAHAIHVDDDEIQKFSHTGCGVAHCPNSNMRLASGISPIKKYMAAGVKVGLGVDGSASNDSSNMLLEVRQAMLLARLKMGLLPPEGPQKYFFLSQSHPKRAGEWMTARESLEIATLGGPKVLGRDDVGSLEPGKCADFFTIKLHTIDYAGALHDPVAAVVFCAPQKANYTVINGRVIVDQGRIATVDMEPVVRQHNQWCFRIANQT, from the coding sequence ATGCGTACCCTGCTTGCTAAAAACGCTGAAGTTCTCGTCACCATGGATGGGGAACGGCGGGAGCTGAAGGATGCCGGGATCTACGCCGAAGATGGCATGATCAAGCAGGTTGGCCCCATGTCCGAGTTGCCTGGGACGGCGGACACCGTGGTCGATTGCTCGGGTCAGATTGTCCTCCCTGGGTTTGTCAATACTCACCATCACCTGAACCAAACCCTGACCCGGAACCTACCCGCAGCACAGAATAACAATCTCTTTCCTTGGCTAAAAGGGCAGTACCGCATTTGGGCAAACACCACGCCGGAGGCCTCGCGACTGAGTGTTCTCATCGGCTTAGGGGAACTGGCATTGACAGGTTGCACCACGGTCTTTGATCATTCCTATATTTTCAAAAATGGTAATTCGGTGGATTGTCTGATCGACGCTGCGAAAGAGATCGGGGTGCGGTTCCATTGCAGTCGCGGTTCCATGTCCCTGGGAGAGTCGAAAGGGGGGTTGCCGCCGGATGATTGCGTCGAGGATGAAGACTTGATTATGAAGGACAGTATCCGGGCGATCGAGCGATATCACGACCCCTCCGTAGGTGCCATGACCCGCATGGTTATCGGCCCCTGCTCGCCCTTCTCGGTCACCCCAGGGTTGTTAAAGGAATCCGCTCAGTTGGCTCGCCATTATAAAGTTGGACTCCACACCCACCTGTGCGAGACCTTTGATGAAGAGCGCTTCACCCTTGACCGCTTTGAACTCCGGCCAGTGGATTGGATGGAAACCTTAGACTGGCTGGGGGACGATGTCTGGTTTGCCCACGCCATTCATGTGGATGATGACGAAATCCAGAAGTTCTCCCACACAGGCTGCGGTGTTGCCCACTGCCCGAACTCGAACATGCGGTTGGCATCGGGAATCTCCCCGATCAAAAAATATATGGCGGCTGGGGTGAAGGTGGGTCTGGGTGTGGACGGTTCGGCTAGCAACGATTCCTCCAACATGTTGCTTGAGGTGCGTCAGGCGATGCTGCTGGCGCGGTTAAAAATGGGATTACTTCCGCCTGAGGGGCCGCAGAAATACTTTTTCCTTTCCCAATCTCATCCGAAACGTGCCGGAGAATGGATGACAGCCCGCGAGTCCTTAGAAATTGCTACCTTGGGGGGGCCAAAGGTGCTGGGCCGCGATGATGTCGGTTCCCTCGAACCGGGCAAGTGTGCAGACTTCTTCACCATCAAACTCCACACCATTGACTATGCCGGAGCCCTCCATGATCCCGTTGCAGCGGTCGTGTTCTGTGCCCCGCAGAAAGCAAATTACACCGTCATCAACGGTCGGGTGATTGTCGATCAAGGCCGGATCGCCACCGTCGATATGGAACCTGTGGTGCGACAACACAATCAGTGGTGCTTCCGCATCGCTAACCAGACCTAA
- a CDS encoding helix-turn-helix domain-containing protein, whose product MPHPIDLNRTQQLQDWMQQAGIASFRELSHQAGVSMWQIQQLRRGEIRQMRLDPLHKLSLALQVGLPELFSRFSGSMSFSDSPEDTIANLQRQILALQQEYAHLQQQLAQQQQTLPQELQREALQILETWMLYWPTAAHAVRSDPQFAATKLLPLLQPLEKLLAHSGGAIARPPLPLRWTTIPATMTY is encoded by the coding sequence ATGCCTCATCCAATTGATTTAAATAGAACCCAACAATTACAGGACTGGATGCAACAGGCCGGAATCGCCAGTTTCCGGGAACTCAGTCATCAGGCGGGGGTGTCGATGTGGCAGATTCAACAGCTGCGGCGAGGCGAGATCAGGCAGATGCGACTGGACCCTCTCCATAAGTTGAGTCTGGCCTTGCAGGTAGGGTTGCCAGAATTGTTCAGCCGCTTCTCTGGGTCGATGTCCTTCTCAGACTCACCGGAGGACACCATTGCCAACCTCCAACGGCAAATTCTTGCCCTCCAGCAAGAGTATGCCCATCTCCAGCAACAACTGGCCCAGCAGCAACAAACCCTCCCCCAGGAATTACAGCGGGAAGCCCTTCAGATTTTGGAAACCTGGATGCTTTATTGGCCGACCGCTGCCCATGCGGTTCGGTCTGATCCGCAGTTTGCCGCGACCAAGTTACTGCCTCTGCTCCAGCCTCTGGAGAAGCTATTGGCCCACTCGGGGGGTGCGATCGCTCGACCCCCGTTGCCGCTGAGGTGGACTACGATCCCCGCCACCATGACTTACTAG
- the fghA gene encoding S-formylglutathione hydrolase produces the protein MTILPTCTSQSRCFDGTIGFYRHFSDVCRTEMRFSVYLPPQATGATLPIVYWLSGLTCTEENFMIKAGAQQFAAQYGLILVAPDTSPRNLGLPGETETWDFGAGAGFYVDATTDPWNAHYRMYTYVTEELPALMAAFFPGDRQRQGIMGHSMGGHGALICALRNPDRYRSVSAFAPIAAPMGCAWGQKAFRGYLGTDSTAWQAYDASQIVIHSAWNQPILIDQGTADPFLPQGQLLPEVFEQACAQAGKELILRRQEGYDHSYSFIATFIADHLRHHAMALR, from the coding sequence ATGACAATCCTGCCGACATGCACCAGCCAGAGCCGCTGTTTTGACGGCACCATCGGCTTTTACCGTCATTTCTCAGACGTTTGTCGAACCGAAATGCGGTTTTCAGTGTACCTGCCACCCCAAGCGACAGGGGCGACCTTACCGATCGTCTATTGGCTCTCGGGATTGACTTGTACGGAAGAGAATTTCATGATCAAGGCGGGGGCACAACAGTTTGCTGCCCAGTATGGGTTGATCCTGGTGGCTCCCGATACCAGTCCCCGCAATCTCGGCCTTCCCGGTGAGACCGAAACCTGGGATTTTGGTGCCGGAGCTGGCTTCTATGTAGATGCCACCACCGATCCCTGGAATGCCCACTATCGCATGTACACCTACGTCACGGAGGAACTGCCAGCACTGATGGCAGCCTTTTTCCCCGGCGATCGCCAGCGCCAGGGGATTATGGGTCACTCCATGGGCGGCCATGGTGCCTTGATCTGTGCCCTTCGTAATCCCGATCGCTACCGTTCGGTCTCGGCCTTTGCCCCGATTGCCGCACCCATGGGTTGCGCTTGGGGACAAAAAGCATTCCGGGGATATCTGGGCACTGACTCAACGGCTTGGCAAGCCTACGATGCCAGTCAAATCGTGATCCATTCTGCCTGGAACCAACCGATATTGATTGATCAAGGAACCGCAGACCCGTTTTTGCCCCAGGGGCAGCTGCTGCCCGAGGTGTTTGAGCAAGCCTGTGCTCAAGCTGGGAAGGAGTTAATCCTGCGCCGCCAAGAGGGATACGACCACAGTTATTCGTTCATTGCCACCTTCATTGCCGATCACCTACGTCACCATGCCATGGCGCTCCGTTAG
- a CDS encoding NAD(P)H-quinone oxidoreductase subunit 5 produces MEAIYQYAWLIPVLPLAGAMIVGLGLISFNQTVNHLRQGNSIFIVSLLGTAMVLSFGLLWSQIQGHPPYYQSIDWAAAGDFHLTMGYTIDHLSALMLVIVTTVAFLVMVYTDGYMAHDPGYVRFYAYLSLFSSSMLGLVISPNLVQIYVFWELVGMCSYLLIGFWFDRQAAADACQKAFVTNRVGDFGLLLGILGLYWATGSFDFVTTGDRLQELVSTGGISSGLALLFAIMIFLGPVAKSAQVPLHVWLPDAMEGPTPISALIHAATMVAAGVFLIARMFPLFEGIPAVMNVIAWTGAVTAFVGATTAITQNDIKKGLAYSTMSQLGYMVMAMGVGAYGAGLFHLMTHAFFKAMLFLGSGAVIHGMEAVVGHDATYAQDMRMMGGLRKFMPLTALTFFVGTLAICGIPPFAGFWSKDEILGSVFAANPLLWVIGWGTAGITAFYMFRMYFTTFEGSFRGNESAIRHQLQAEKLQSLGLAFGPGAMDPRELTVAPETSHAHQAHSDHGDDHHPHSEFPHEAPISMTLPLLILAVPSALIGLVGMPFNNYFEAFIHPETMAAVHEAAAAEFDWTEFLTMAGSSVGIGLIGISLAILMYLTHKIDPGAIAAKIQPLYQLSKNKWYFDEVYEVLFIRGVRRLARQVMEVDYRVVDGLVNLTGLVTLITGEGLKYLENGRAQFYALIVFGTVLGLVILSTVT; encoded by the coding sequence ATGGAAGCAATCTATCAATATGCCTGGCTGATTCCCGTTCTGCCGCTGGCAGGTGCCATGATCGTCGGCTTAGGTCTTATCTCTTTTAACCAGACTGTTAATCATCTGCGTCAAGGTAATTCTATTTTTATCGTCTCTCTTCTGGGAACCGCGATGGTGCTATCCTTCGGGTTGCTCTGGAGTCAGATTCAAGGCCATCCGCCCTACTACCAAAGCATTGATTGGGCGGCAGCCGGAGACTTCCATCTCACGATGGGTTATACCATTGACCATCTATCCGCCCTGATGCTGGTGATTGTCACCACGGTGGCTTTTCTGGTGATGGTTTATACCGATGGCTACATGGCCCATGACCCTGGCTATGTTCGCTTCTATGCTTACTTGAGTTTATTCAGCTCCTCCATGTTGGGCTTAGTAATCAGCCCCAACCTGGTACAAATCTATGTGTTTTGGGAACTGGTGGGGATGTGTTCCTACCTGCTGATTGGTTTCTGGTTTGACCGTCAAGCGGCTGCCGATGCCTGCCAAAAGGCATTTGTCACCAATCGCGTCGGTGACTTCGGCCTCCTCTTGGGCATCCTAGGTCTTTACTGGGCAACGGGGAGCTTTGACTTTGTCACCACGGGCGATCGCCTGCAAGAGCTGGTGAGCACCGGCGGTATTAGTAGTGGCTTAGCCCTATTATTTGCCATCATGATCTTTCTCGGCCCCGTAGCGAAGTCGGCTCAAGTTCCCCTCCATGTGTGGCTCCCCGATGCCATGGAAGGCCCGACACCGATTTCAGCCCTGATTCATGCGGCAACCATGGTGGCGGCAGGGGTGTTTCTGATTGCCCGCATGTTCCCGCTGTTTGAAGGTATTCCCGCCGTGATGAATGTGATTGCTTGGACGGGAGCCGTGACGGCCTTTGTCGGAGCCACCACTGCCATCACCCAAAATGACATCAAGAAAGGTCTTGCCTATTCCACCATGTCCCAGTTGGGCTACATGGTGATGGCAATGGGAGTGGGAGCCTATGGAGCTGGTTTATTTCACCTGATGACCCATGCGTTTTTTAAAGCGATGCTGTTCCTGGGATCAGGAGCGGTGATTCACGGCATGGAAGCCGTAGTGGGTCATGACGCCACCTATGCCCAGGACATGCGGATGATGGGGGGTTTGCGCAAGTTTATGCCCCTGACCGCCCTCACCTTCTTTGTGGGAACCTTGGCGATTTGTGGGATTCCCCCCTTCGCTGGGTTTTGGTCTAAAGATGAAATTCTAGGCTCCGTGTTTGCAGCCAATCCCCTGCTGTGGGTAATTGGCTGGGGTACAGCTGGGATTACGGCTTTTTATATGTTTCGGATGTATTTCACCACCTTTGAAGGTAGTTTCCGGGGTAATGAGTCCGCGATTCGTCACCAACTTCAGGCGGAGAAACTCCAAAGTTTAGGTTTAGCCTTTGGGCCGGGGGCGATGGATCCCCGAGAGCTAACCGTAGCCCCCGAAACCAGCCATGCTCATCAGGCTCACTCAGATCATGGTGACGATCATCATCCCCACAGTGAGTTCCCCCATGAAGCGCCGATCTCGATGACCTTACCGCTGCTGATTTTGGCAGTGCCCTCCGCTCTGATTGGACTGGTGGGGATGCCCTTCAATAACTACTTTGAGGCATTTATCCATCCCGAAACCATGGCGGCAGTTCACGAAGCAGCGGCGGCTGAATTTGACTGGACTGAGTTTTTAACCATGGCCGGAAGTTCTGTCGGCATTGGCCTGATTGGGATTAGTCTGGCCATCTTGATGTACCTGACCCACAAGATTGACCCAGGGGCGATCGCGGCCAAAATTCAACCCTTGTACCAGCTCTCGAAGAACAAGTGGTACTTTGATGAGGTCTATGAGGTGCTTTTCATTCGCGGGGTGCGGCGACTGGCACGGCAAGTCATGGAAGTTGACTACCGGGTGGTGGATGGGCTGGTCAACCTCACCGGCCTAGTGACCCTGATTACGGGGGAAGGTCTAAAATATTTGGAAAATGGTCGGGCACAATTCTACGCTCTGATAGTATTTGGAACAGTTCTGGGTCTGGTAATTCTCTCGACTGTGACCTGA